Part of the Janibacter alkaliphilus genome is shown below.
GCGGCGCGTCCGCCTCCGGCCAGAGGATCCGGAAGATCTGGTCGCGCCGGCAGCGGTAGGCGACGAGGCGGCTGGGACGACGGCTGGGGCGGTGAGGTCTCATGCCGTGCAGGGTGCGCTGCGCGGGTTTCGCCGTCGTCGTCAGGAGGTTTCGACGACGTTGCGGCAGCGCGCGATCCGTCCACAGGGGCAGGCCGGGTCCGGGTGGTCTCCACCGGTCGGCCAGGGCCGCTGACCGGGTCGCCCGCCGGGCCTAGCGTCACCGGTCATGGACGGATCGGGACAGCACGACAGCGGCTCCGGGCGGCACGGCCAGGACCAGCGCGACCGGGTGCGGGCGCTGCTCGACGACGAGCGGGGCCCGCTGCTGCGCGCGCCCAGCTCGCTGCGCGAGGGTCGCTACGCCGTGGGTGGTCGCGCCGCCCGCGGGGTGGCGATCGTCGTCGTGCTCGCGCTGCTCGTCCTGGGCGGCCGCTATCTGCTCGCTGCTCACGCCTCGGAGTCGGCCGCCGCCCCCACGGATGGGGGCGAGGCGGTGGCGACGACCGGTGACCGGTCCGCCTTCGCCGACGCATCAGAGGGTGCCGCGGCGTCACCGGGCGGGGCGGCGTCACCGGGCGGGGCGGCGGCCTCGGGGCCGGCCTCGGCGGCACCGACCGCGGCGCCGACCGCGGGGGCCGTGCCCTCGGGTCAGGTGACGGTGCACGTCGTCGGCCAGGTGCGCTCGCCCGGCCTGGTCACCCTCGCCTCCGGTTCGCGGGTCGGCGACGCGCTGGAGGAGGCCGGCGGGGCGAGCAGCGGCGCTGACACCGGCGCGCTGAACCTCGCCCGCGTGCTCGTCGACGGAGAGCAGGTGCACGTGCCGAAGCCGGGGGAGACCCCGACCCCGGCCGCGGGGGCCCCGACGGCGGGTGCGGCACCGACGGGTGCGGCCACGCCTGGTGCGGGTGCGAGCGGTCCGGGTGCCGACGGAGCGATGGTGAACATCAACACCGCCGACCTGACCACCCTGGAGACGCTGCCGGGGATCGGGCCGGTGCTGGCCCAGGCGATCATCGACTGGCGTGAGGAGCACGGCGGCTTCACCGCGGTCGAGGAGCTCAACGAGGTCAGCGGCATCGGGGAGAAGACCTTCGCCGACCTCTCCGGGCAGGTCACGGTGTGAGCGGCGCGGCGGTCGCGGGCGCCGTGACCTCGGCCGCCGACCGGGAAGGGGACCGCCGCCAGCTCGACCTGCGACTGCTCGTGCCGGCGCTGCTCGCCTGGGCGATCGGTGCCTGGGCGCTGGGCTGGCCCATCCGGACCCGGCTGGTCGTCGCCGCCGTCGCCGCGCTCCTCGGGCTGCTGCTCGTCCTCGGCACCGTGCACCGGGCCCGGCACGCGGGTGGCGGCTGGCGGTCGCGGGCAAGTCGCGGGCGTCCGTTGCTCGCCCTGACCCTGCTCGCGCTCGCTCTGGTCCTCGGTGCCTCGTCCGGGCACGATGCCGCCCGTCGCGCCGGACCGGTGCCGGCGCTGGCCGACGAGCGGGCCAGCGTCACCGCAGAGGCGGTGGTGCTCACCGAGCCGGTCCGGGTCCGCTCCGGCTTCGGCGGGGAGCCCCGGGTGCGGCTGCGGGTACGGCTGGAGCAGGTCACCGCCCGCGGCGAGACCACCCCGGTCCGCGCACCGGTGCTGCTCATGGCGCCGGGGGAGTGGGCGCAGGTCGGCTGGCACGACCGGGTCCGGCTCAGCGGGCGGCTGGCCGCCGCCGAGCGCGGCGACGAGGTCGTCGCCCACCTGAGCCCGCGAGGGCCGCCCGAAGAGGTGGGCGACCGCTCGCCGGTGCGGGCGGTCGCCGAGCACATGCGCACCGAGCTGCGAGGCGCCGTCGAGCCGCTGCCCGCCGACGCCCAAGGACTGCTGCCGGCGCTGGTCATCGGGGACACCTCGCAGACCCCGGCGGAGCTCAGCGACGACATGCTGCTGGTCGGTATGAGCCACCTGTCCGCCGTCTCGGGCAGCAACGTCGCGGTGGTGCTGGCCGCGGTCATCGGTCTCACCCGGCTGGTCGCGCTGCCTCGGCGGTGGCGACCGTGGGCGGCCGGTGCGGCGCTCGCCTTCTTCGTCGTGCTCGCCCGGCCCGAGCCGAGCGTGCTGCGCGCGGCCACGATGGGCGCCATCGGGCTGCTCGGGCTGAGCGCCTCCCGCCGCGGCTCGGGCCCCGCGGCGCTGTGCGCGGCGATCCTGCTGCTGCTCAGCCTCGACCCCTGGCTGGCGCGCTCCTACGGCTTCGCCCTCTCCACGCTGGCCACCCTCGGGCTGCTGCTGCTCGCCGGGCCGTGGTCCCGGGCGATCAACGCCCACCTGCCGCGACGGCTGCACGTCATCGGCCCGGCGGTCGCCATCCCGCTGGCCGCACAGCTCGTCTGCGCGCCGGTCGTCGTGCTGCTGCAGGGCACCGTGAGCGTCGTCGCCGTGCTGGCCAACCTGCTGGCCGCCCCGCTCGTCGCGCCGGCGACCATCGCCGGGGTGCTCGCCGCGGTGGTGGCCGTCGTGCACACCGCGCCGGCGACGCTCATCGCCTGGTGCGGGGCTCCCTTCGCCCTCGGCATCGCCGCGATCGCCAGGCTCGCGGCCGACGCCCCTGGTGGTGGGGCGATCGGCTGGCCGGACGGGCCCCCCGGTGCGGTGCTGCTGGCGGCGCTGACCACGCTCGGGGTGCTCGGTGGGCCGTGGCTGCTCGCCCGTGCCCGAGCCAGCCCTGTCGTGGCCGGCTGCTGCGTCGCCGTCCTCGGGGTCGGGGTGCTGCCCGAGCGCACCTTCACCTGGCCGCCACCGGACTGGCGGCTCGTCGCCTGCGACGTCGGCCAGGGCGACGCGCTGGTGCTCGCCAGCGGGCCCGGTCGCGCGGTGCTCGTCGACGCCGGACCCGAGCCCGAGCTCGTCGACGGCTGCCTGGACCGGCTCGACGTCACCCGGCTCGACGCGATCGTGCTCACCCACCTGCACGCCGATCACGTCGACGGTCTCGCCGGGGCGCTCGACGGCCGCCGCGCCGACCGGCTCCTGCTCGGACCCGTGGACGACCCGCCCGAGCAGGCGCATGAGGTGCACCGCCTGGCCGATGCGGCCGGCGTACCGGTGACCCGGGTCGTCGCTGGTGACACGGTCGAGCTCGGCCAGGTGCGCGCCGAGGTGTGGTGGCCGGCGCGGAGGATCAGCGAGGGCTCCGCCTCCAACAACGGCAGCGTCGTGCTGCGCGCCGACGTCGGCGGCCTGGACACCCTGCTCCTCGGCGACGTCGAGCGGGAGGCGGGCCGGGCGATGCTGCTGGCCTCCCGCCGCCAGGCGTGGATGCAGCGCGACGGCCCGGACGTGCTGAAGATGCCGCACCACGGCTCGGCGAACCTCGACGAGGACTTCCTCGACAGCGTCGCCGCGCCCACCGCGATCATCAGCGTCGGCGCGGACAACACCTACGGCCACCCGTCGCCGAGCGCCCTGACCTGGCTCGCCGAGCACGGCACCCGCACCCTGCGCACCGACACCGACGGGGACGTCGCCGTGCGGGCAGACCGCTCGGTGCTCACCGCCCGGTGAGCGGCGAGCGGAGAGGAGGACGACGAGGGATGGGGGACGAGGCGCGAAGGGGGCGGCGCGGGCTCAGGCGGGGACGCCGGCCGCGGCCCGGGCGACCTCGCACAGCGCGTCCAGAGTCGCCGCCACCGTCGGTACTTTCGCCAGGTCCTCGGTGGTCACCACGTGGATGTGCCGGTGGCTCTGCGGGGCGAGCGGGCGGATGACGACGTCGTCGTTGCGGGTCGCCGCCCGGATGAGGTCCGGGATGAGGGCCACCCCGAGGCCGGCGGCGACGAAACCCTGCACCGCCACGTAGTCCTCGGTCTCGAAGGCGACCCGCGGCGCGAAGCCGGCGTCGTGGGCGAGCTGCAGCAGGTGGCCGCGGCAGCGCGGGCAGCCGGCGATCCAGTCCTCGTCGGTGAGGTCGGTCATCGAGACCACCTCCTGCTCGGCGAGCGGGTGGTCCACCGGCAGCGCCACCTGCACCTGCTCGTGCAGCAGCGGCCGCACCTCCAGCCCCTCGAGGTCTCCGGAGCGCTCCAGCGCGCCGCCCTCGTAGGAGAAGGCCACCGCCAGGTCGCACTCGCCGGCCCGCAGCGCCGCCAGCGACTCCGGGGGCTCGGCCTCGGTGAAGGTGACGGCGACGTCCGGGTAGCGCTCGCGCACCTTCGCCAGCGCGCGCGGCACGAGGGTCACCGACGAGGAGGGGAAGGCCATCAGCCGCACCCGGCCCGAGCGCAGCCCGGCGATCGCGGCGACCTCCTCCTCGGCGGCGTCGAGGGCCTGCAGCACCGGCTCGGCATGCCGGGCGAGCACGGCGCCGGCCTCGGTGAGCCGCACGCTGCGGCCCACCTTCTCCACGAGCACGGTCCCGGTGCGCTGCTCCAACCGCTTGACCATCTGCGAGACCGCGGGCTGGGAGTAGCCGAGCGCCAGCGCGGCCGCGGTGAAGCTGCCCTCCTCGGCGATGGCCCGCATCACGCGCAGCCCTGCGGCGTCGATCATGCCCCTCACGATATCCCGACGGGTCACCCGGCCCCCGGCGGCGCATAATGGTGGGCGATGTCCGCACTGCCCTCGACCGCCGCCGACGCCGTGCCGGATGCTGCGCTCGCCGACCAGCTCGACGCCGCGGCGGCGGTGCTGGCCGAGCGCCCCGCGCTGGTGCTCACCGGGGCGGGGATGAGCACCGACTCCGGGATCCCGGACTACCGCGGCCCGGACGGAACCCGCCGGGTGACGCCGATGCACCTGTCCGAGTTCGTCGCCAGCAGCCAGGCGCGGCAGCGCTACTGGGCGCGCAGCTACGTCGGCTGGCAGCGCTTCTCCGCGGCCCGGCCCAACGACGGGCACCGTCAGGTCACCGCGCTGCAGCGGCTCGGCGCGATCGGCTCGCTGATCACCCAGAACGTCGACGGCCTGCACCAGGCCGCCGGCACCACCGACGTCATCGACCTGCACGGCCGCCTGTCCCGGGTGGTGTGCATGAGCTGCGGCGACCTCAGCGCCCGCACGGACCTGGACGCCCGGATGCGGGCGCTCAACCCCGGCTACGAGGTGGACAGCGACGAGATCCGGCCGGACGGCGACATCCGCCTCGACGAGGTCGACGTCGAGCGCTTCGTGCCGCCGACCTGCCTGGTCTGCGGGTCGGACATGCTGCGCCCGGACGTCGTCTTCTTCGGCGGGGCGGTCCCCAAGCCGCTGGTGCAGGAGTGCTTCGCGCTCACCGACGCCGCACCGGCGCTGCTCGTGCTCGGGTCCTCGCTGCAGGTGATGTCCGGGCTGCGCTTCGTCCGCCGCGCCGCGGCCCGGGGGATCCCGGTGGTGATCCTCACCCGGGGGCCGACCCGCGGGGACGAGCTGGCCACGCTGCGGATCGACACGGAGCTGGCGCCGGCCCTGGCCGGGCTCGTCGAGCGCCTCGGCTGAGCCTGGTTACGGCCGGCTGATCCGGGCCGAGATCTCACCGACCGCGCGGGTCGGACCGCTCAGCGGGCGGGAGCACCGACCGCCGCGCGGACGATCTCGGGGTCCGGGTTGGTGTGCACCTGCCCGTCGATGACCACGGTCGGCACGACCTCGTCGCCGTCGTTGACCGAGCGGACGTAGGCGGCCGCGTCCGCGTCCGCCCAGATGCTCACCCAGGTGGCCTGCGAGCGGTACTTCCCCAGCGCCCCGCGCAGACGCAGGCAGTAGACGCACCCGGGCCGCCAGTAGACGACCACCCGGTGCGCCGCCGGGTCCGCGGTCACCGCCGCGTGCTTCGGGCCGAGCATGCCGTTGAGCGGGGAGACCCACCAGGCGAGCGCCAGACCGGCCAGGGCGAGCATGATGAAGCCGGGCTGGCCGTCGGCCACCGACCGGCCCACCAGCAGGCCGGTGCCGACGAGGATCGCCACCGGCGGGAGCCAACGCGTCATGACGGACAGCCTGCCAGGTCGCTCGAAGTCACTCAGACAGCAGGCCGCGTCACTCGGACAGGCCGCTCAGACCCGCCGCAGCACCGCCGTGACCTTGCCGAGGATGGTGGCGTGGTCGCCGTCGATCGGGTCGAAGGCGGGGTTGTGCGGCAGCAACCAGACGTGGCCGTCGGTGCGCTTGAAGGTCTTGACCGTCGCCTCGTTGTCGAGCATGGCGGCGACGATGTCGCCGTTGTCCGCCTGCGGCTGCTGGCGCACGACCACCCAGTCGCCGTCGCAGATCGCGGCGTCGACCATCGAGTCACCGACGACCTTGAGCAGGAAGAGCGAGCCCTCGCCGACGATCTGCTTCGGCAGCGGGAAGACGTCCTCGACGCTCTCCTCGGCCATGATCGGCACGCCGGCGGCGATCTGGCCGAGCACCGGCACGTAGCTGGCGTCCGGCCGGGCGTCGCCCTGGCCGGTCGGGTCGTGGTCATCGT
Proteins encoded:
- a CDS encoding LysR family transcriptional regulator — translated: MIDAAGLRVMRAIAEEGSFTAAALALGYSQPAVSQMVKRLEQRTGTVLVEKVGRSVRLTEAGAVLARHAEPVLQALDAAEEEVAAIAGLRSGRVRLMAFPSSSVTLVPRALAKVRERYPDVAVTFTEAEPPESLAALRAGECDLAVAFSYEGGALERSGDLEGLEVRPLLHEQVQVALPVDHPLAEQEVVSMTDLTDEDWIAGCPRCRGHLLQLAHDAGFAPRVAFETEDYVAVQGFVAAGLGVALIPDLIRAATRNDDVVIRPLAPQSHRHIHVVTTEDLAKVPTVAATLDALCEVARAAAGVPA
- a CDS encoding NAD-dependent protein deacetylase — translated: MSALPSTAADAVPDAALADQLDAAAAVLAERPALVLTGAGMSTDSGIPDYRGPDGTRRVTPMHLSEFVASSQARQRYWARSYVGWQRFSAARPNDGHRQVTALQRLGAIGSLITQNVDGLHQAAGTTDVIDLHGRLSRVVCMSCGDLSARTDLDARMRALNPGYEVDSDEIRPDGDIRLDEVDVERFVPPTCLVCGSDMLRPDVVFFGGAVPKPLVQECFALTDAAPALLVLGSSLQVMSGLRFVRRAAARGIPVVILTRGPTRGDELATLRIDTELAPALAGLVERLG
- a CDS encoding DNA internalization-related competence protein ComEC/Rec2 is translated as MSGAAVAGAVTSAADREGDRRQLDLRLLVPALLAWAIGAWALGWPIRTRLVVAAVAALLGLLLVLGTVHRARHAGGGWRSRASRGRPLLALTLLALALVLGASSGHDAARRAGPVPALADERASVTAEAVVLTEPVRVRSGFGGEPRVRLRVRLEQVTARGETTPVRAPVLLMAPGEWAQVGWHDRVRLSGRLAAAERGDEVVAHLSPRGPPEEVGDRSPVRAVAEHMRTELRGAVEPLPADAQGLLPALVIGDTSQTPAELSDDMLLVGMSHLSAVSGSNVAVVLAAVIGLTRLVALPRRWRPWAAGAALAFFVVLARPEPSVLRAATMGAIGLLGLSASRRGSGPAALCAAILLLLSLDPWLARSYGFALSTLATLGLLLLAGPWSRAINAHLPRRLHVIGPAVAIPLAAQLVCAPVVVLLQGTVSVVAVLANLLAAPLVAPATIAGVLAAVVAVVHTAPATLIAWCGAPFALGIAAIARLAADAPGGGAIGWPDGPPGAVLLAALTTLGVLGGPWLLARARASPVVAGCCVAVLGVGVLPERTFTWPPPDWRLVACDVGQGDALVLASGPGRAVLVDAGPEPELVDGCLDRLDVTRLDAIVLTHLHADHVDGLAGALDGRRADRLLLGPVDDPPEQAHEVHRLADAAGVPVTRVVAGDTVELGQVRAEVWWPARRISEGSASNNGSVVLRADVGGLDTLLLGDVEREAGRAMLLASRRQAWMQRDGPDVLKMPHHGSANLDEDFLDSVAAPTAIISVGADNTYGHPSPSALTWLAEHGTRTLRTDTDGDVAVRADRSVLTAR
- the lexA gene encoding transcriptional repressor LexA produces the protein MSDDNIHRLPERDTGDGLTVRQRRVLEVIRSAVAAKGYPPSLREIGTAVGLTSPSSVAHQLASLERKGYLRRDPNRPRAIEVIDPDAGAPAPPPADIAGPRGGAALDDDDHDPTGQGDARPDASYVPVLGQIAAGVPIMAEESVEDVFPLPKQIVGEGSLFLLKVVGDSMVDAAICDGDWVVVRQQPQADNGDIVAAMLDNEATVKTFKRTDGHVWLLPHNPAFDPIDGDHATILGKVTAVLRRV
- a CDS encoding ComEA family DNA-binding protein → MDGSGQHDSGSGRHGQDQRDRVRALLDDERGPLLRAPSSLREGRYAVGGRAARGVAIVVVLALLVLGGRYLLAAHASESAAAPTDGGEAVATTGDRSAFADASEGAAASPGGAASPGGAAASGPASAAPTAAPTAGAVPSGQVTVHVVGQVRSPGLVTLASGSRVGDALEEAGGASSGADTGALNLARVLVDGEQVHVPKPGETPTPAAGAPTAGAAPTGAATPGAGASGPGADGAMVNINTADLTTLETLPGIGPVLAQAIIDWREEHGGFTAVEELNEVSGIGEKTFADLSGQVTV
- a CDS encoding glutaredoxin family protein, producing the protein MTRWLPPVAILVGTGLLVGRSVADGQPGFIMLALAGLALAWWVSPLNGMLGPKHAAVTADPAAHRVVVYWRPGCVYCLRLRGALGKYRSQATWVSIWADADAAAYVRSVNDGDEVVPTVVIDGQVHTNPDPEIVRAAVGAPAR